A stretch of the Xiphias gladius isolate SHS-SW01 ecotype Sanya breed wild chromosome 21, ASM1685928v1, whole genome shotgun sequence genome encodes the following:
- the uba3 gene encoding NEDD8-activating enzyme E1 catalytic subunit isoform X1 produces MNLLLFSLFREKKRRRVVELTEKMVVDGGNGHTCEWEGRWNHIKKFLERSGPFTHPDFEPSAESMQFMLETCKILVIGAGGLGCELLKDLALSGFRKIHVVDMDTIDVSNLNRQFLFRPKDVGLPKADVAADFINSRIPGCCVVPHFMKIQDLDETFYRQFHIIVCGLDSVVARRWMNGMLLSLLVYEDGVLDPGSIIPLIDGGTEGFKGNARVILPGMTACIECTLELYPPQINFPMCTIASMPRLPEHCIEYVRMLLWPKETPFGDGVALDGDDPEHILWVYQRSMERAAEFNITGVTYRLTQGVVKRIIPAVASTNAVIAAACATEVFKIASSAYIPLNNYMVFNDVDGLYTYTFEAERKENCSACSQVPLDLRFAPSSKLQEVLDYLTESSSLQMKSPAITVTVEGKNKTLYLQSVASIEQRTRPNLLKTLKELGLTDGQELAVADVTTPQTMLFRLCFTS; encoded by the exons ATGAACcttcttttattctctctttttagggagaagaaaagaaggagagtAGTGGAGCTGACTGAGAA GATGGTGGTGGATGGAGGCAATGGACACACCTGTGAGTGGGAGGGACGATGGAACCATATCAAAAAGTTTCTGGAAAGATCGGGGCCTTTCACGCATCCTGACTTTGAACCAAGTGCAGAG TCAATGCAGTTTATGTTAGAAACCTGCAAAATCCTGGTGATTGGTGCTGGTGGTCTGGGATGTGAACTGCTGAAAGACCTG GCTTTATCGGGCTTTCGCAAAATCCATGTTGTTGACATGGACACCATTGATGTTTCTAACCTGAATCGACAGTTCCTTTTCAG GCCAAAAGATGTAGGTCTACCCAAGGCGGACGTTGCAGCTGATTTTATCAACAGCCGAATACCTGGATGCTGTGTAGTCCC TCATTTTATGAAAATTCAAGACCTAGATGAAACATTCTACAGAC AATTCCACATAATTGTCTGTGGACTGGACTCTGTAGTTGCCAGGAGATGGATGAATGGTATGCTG CTGTCTCTGCTGGTGTATGAGGATGGTGTCTTGGATCCAGGTTCCATCATTCCTTTAATTGATGGCGGGACCGAAGGCTTTAAAGGCAATGCCAGAGTCATTCTCCCTGGGATGACTGCCTGCATCGAGTGCACCCTTGAGCTTTATCCTCCTCAG ATCAACTTCCCCATGTGTACAATAGCCTCCATGCCTCGTTTGCCAGAGCATTGCATTGAGTATGTCCGGATGCTGCTGTGGCCCAAAGAGACACCCTTTGGAG ATGGCGTGGCCCTGGATGGAGATGACCCGGAGCACATCCTTTGGGTGTACCAGAGATCTATGGAGAGGGCAGCAGAGTTCAACATAACAGGAGTCACATACAGACTAACCCAGG GTGTTGTTAAGAGGATAATCCCTGCTGTAGCGTCTACAAATGCTGTTATTGCTG CTGCTTGTGCAACCGAGGTTTTCAAAATAGCATCAAG TGCCTATATACCACTCAATAACTACATGGTCTTCAATGATGTTGACGGCCTGTACACATACACTTTTGAGGCAGAACGGAAG GAAAACTGTTCAGCCTGCAGCCAAGTACCTCTGGATTTGCGCTTTGCTCCATCTTCCAAACTCCAGGAGGTGCTTGATTACCTGACTGAGAGTTCTTCCCT ACAAATGAAATCACCTGCTATAACAGTAACAGTGGAAGGAAAGAACAAGACATTATATTTACAG tctgtCGCTTCAATTGAACAGAGGACACGACCAAATCTCCTAAAAACTCTAAAGG AGCTGGGGCTGACTGACGGACAAGAGCTGGCTGTAGCTGATGTCACCACACCCCAGACCATGTTGTTCAGACTCTGCTTTACCTCATAA
- the uba3 gene encoding NEDD8-activating enzyme E1 catalytic subunit isoform X3, whose translation MADTDEPMVVDGGNGHTCEWEGRWNHIKKFLERSGPFTHPDFEPSAESMQFMLETCKILVIGAGGLGCELLKDLALSGFRKIHVVDMDTIDVSNLNRQFLFRPKDVGLPKADVAADFINSRIPGCCVVPHFMKIQDLDETFYRQFHIIVCGLDSVVARRWMNGMLLSLLVYEDGVLDPGSIIPLIDGGTEGFKGNARVILPGMTACIECTLELYPPQINFPMCTIASMPRLPEHCIEYVRMLLWPKETPFGDGVALDGDDPEHILWVYQRSMERAAEFNITGVTYRLTQGVVKRIIPAVASTNAVIAAACATEVFKIASSAYIPLNNYMVFNDVDGLYTYTFEAERKENCSACSQVPLDLRFAPSSKLQEVLDYLTESSSLQMKSPAITVTVEGKNKTLYLQSVASIEQRTRPNLLKTLKELGLTDGQELAVADVTTPQTMLFRLCFTS comes from the exons ATGGCGGACACGGATGAGCC GATGGTGGTGGATGGAGGCAATGGACACACCTGTGAGTGGGAGGGACGATGGAACCATATCAAAAAGTTTCTGGAAAGATCGGGGCCTTTCACGCATCCTGACTTTGAACCAAGTGCAGAG TCAATGCAGTTTATGTTAGAAACCTGCAAAATCCTGGTGATTGGTGCTGGTGGTCTGGGATGTGAACTGCTGAAAGACCTG GCTTTATCGGGCTTTCGCAAAATCCATGTTGTTGACATGGACACCATTGATGTTTCTAACCTGAATCGACAGTTCCTTTTCAG GCCAAAAGATGTAGGTCTACCCAAGGCGGACGTTGCAGCTGATTTTATCAACAGCCGAATACCTGGATGCTGTGTAGTCCC TCATTTTATGAAAATTCAAGACCTAGATGAAACATTCTACAGAC AATTCCACATAATTGTCTGTGGACTGGACTCTGTAGTTGCCAGGAGATGGATGAATGGTATGCTG CTGTCTCTGCTGGTGTATGAGGATGGTGTCTTGGATCCAGGTTCCATCATTCCTTTAATTGATGGCGGGACCGAAGGCTTTAAAGGCAATGCCAGAGTCATTCTCCCTGGGATGACTGCCTGCATCGAGTGCACCCTTGAGCTTTATCCTCCTCAG ATCAACTTCCCCATGTGTACAATAGCCTCCATGCCTCGTTTGCCAGAGCATTGCATTGAGTATGTCCGGATGCTGCTGTGGCCCAAAGAGACACCCTTTGGAG ATGGCGTGGCCCTGGATGGAGATGACCCGGAGCACATCCTTTGGGTGTACCAGAGATCTATGGAGAGGGCAGCAGAGTTCAACATAACAGGAGTCACATACAGACTAACCCAGG GTGTTGTTAAGAGGATAATCCCTGCTGTAGCGTCTACAAATGCTGTTATTGCTG CTGCTTGTGCAACCGAGGTTTTCAAAATAGCATCAAG TGCCTATATACCACTCAATAACTACATGGTCTTCAATGATGTTGACGGCCTGTACACATACACTTTTGAGGCAGAACGGAAG GAAAACTGTTCAGCCTGCAGCCAAGTACCTCTGGATTTGCGCTTTGCTCCATCTTCCAAACTCCAGGAGGTGCTTGATTACCTGACTGAGAGTTCTTCCCT ACAAATGAAATCACCTGCTATAACAGTAACAGTGGAAGGAAAGAACAAGACATTATATTTACAG tctgtCGCTTCAATTGAACAGAGGACACGACCAAATCTCCTAAAAACTCTAAAGG AGCTGGGGCTGACTGACGGACAAGAGCTGGCTGTAGCTGATGTCACCACACCCCAGACCATGTTGTTCAGACTCTGCTTTACCTCATAA
- the uba3 gene encoding NEDD8-activating enzyme E1 catalytic subunit isoform X2 → MADTDEPEKKRRRVVELTEKMVVDGGNGHTCEWEGRWNHIKKFLERSGPFTHPDFEPSAESMQFMLETCKILVIGAGGLGCELLKDLALSGFRKIHVVDMDTIDVSNLNRQFLFRPKDVGLPKADVAADFINSRIPGCCVVPHFMKIQDLDETFYRQFHIIVCGLDSVVARRWMNGMLLSLLVYEDGVLDPGSIIPLIDGGTEGFKGNARVILPGMTACIECTLELYPPQINFPMCTIASMPRLPEHCIEYVRMLLWPKETPFGDGVALDGDDPEHILWVYQRSMERAAEFNITGVTYRLTQGVVKRIIPAVASTNAVIAAACATEVFKIASSAYIPLNNYMVFNDVDGLYTYTFEAERKENCSACSQVPLDLRFAPSSKLQEVLDYLTESSSLQMKSPAITVTVEGKNKTLYLQSVASIEQRTRPNLLKTLKELGLTDGQELAVADVTTPQTMLFRLCFTS, encoded by the exons ATGGCGGACACGGATGAGCC ggagaagaaaagaaggagagtAGTGGAGCTGACTGAGAA GATGGTGGTGGATGGAGGCAATGGACACACCTGTGAGTGGGAGGGACGATGGAACCATATCAAAAAGTTTCTGGAAAGATCGGGGCCTTTCACGCATCCTGACTTTGAACCAAGTGCAGAG TCAATGCAGTTTATGTTAGAAACCTGCAAAATCCTGGTGATTGGTGCTGGTGGTCTGGGATGTGAACTGCTGAAAGACCTG GCTTTATCGGGCTTTCGCAAAATCCATGTTGTTGACATGGACACCATTGATGTTTCTAACCTGAATCGACAGTTCCTTTTCAG GCCAAAAGATGTAGGTCTACCCAAGGCGGACGTTGCAGCTGATTTTATCAACAGCCGAATACCTGGATGCTGTGTAGTCCC TCATTTTATGAAAATTCAAGACCTAGATGAAACATTCTACAGAC AATTCCACATAATTGTCTGTGGACTGGACTCTGTAGTTGCCAGGAGATGGATGAATGGTATGCTG CTGTCTCTGCTGGTGTATGAGGATGGTGTCTTGGATCCAGGTTCCATCATTCCTTTAATTGATGGCGGGACCGAAGGCTTTAAAGGCAATGCCAGAGTCATTCTCCCTGGGATGACTGCCTGCATCGAGTGCACCCTTGAGCTTTATCCTCCTCAG ATCAACTTCCCCATGTGTACAATAGCCTCCATGCCTCGTTTGCCAGAGCATTGCATTGAGTATGTCCGGATGCTGCTGTGGCCCAAAGAGACACCCTTTGGAG ATGGCGTGGCCCTGGATGGAGATGACCCGGAGCACATCCTTTGGGTGTACCAGAGATCTATGGAGAGGGCAGCAGAGTTCAACATAACAGGAGTCACATACAGACTAACCCAGG GTGTTGTTAAGAGGATAATCCCTGCTGTAGCGTCTACAAATGCTGTTATTGCTG CTGCTTGTGCAACCGAGGTTTTCAAAATAGCATCAAG TGCCTATATACCACTCAATAACTACATGGTCTTCAATGATGTTGACGGCCTGTACACATACACTTTTGAGGCAGAACGGAAG GAAAACTGTTCAGCCTGCAGCCAAGTACCTCTGGATTTGCGCTTTGCTCCATCTTCCAAACTCCAGGAGGTGCTTGATTACCTGACTGAGAGTTCTTCCCT ACAAATGAAATCACCTGCTATAACAGTAACAGTGGAAGGAAAGAACAAGACATTATATTTACAG tctgtCGCTTCAATTGAACAGAGGACACGACCAAATCTCCTAAAAACTCTAAAGG AGCTGGGGCTGACTGACGGACAAGAGCTGGCTGTAGCTGATGTCACCACACCCCAGACCATGTTGTTCAGACTCTGCTTTACCTCATAA
- the uba3 gene encoding NEDD8-activating enzyme E1 catalytic subunit isoform X4: MVVDGGNGHTCEWEGRWNHIKKFLERSGPFTHPDFEPSAESMQFMLETCKILVIGAGGLGCELLKDLALSGFRKIHVVDMDTIDVSNLNRQFLFRPKDVGLPKADVAADFINSRIPGCCVVPHFMKIQDLDETFYRQFHIIVCGLDSVVARRWMNGMLLSLLVYEDGVLDPGSIIPLIDGGTEGFKGNARVILPGMTACIECTLELYPPQINFPMCTIASMPRLPEHCIEYVRMLLWPKETPFGDGVALDGDDPEHILWVYQRSMERAAEFNITGVTYRLTQGVVKRIIPAVASTNAVIAAACATEVFKIASSAYIPLNNYMVFNDVDGLYTYTFEAERKENCSACSQVPLDLRFAPSSKLQEVLDYLTESSSLQMKSPAITVTVEGKNKTLYLQSVASIEQRTRPNLLKTLKELGLTDGQELAVADVTTPQTMLFRLCFTS, from the exons ATGGTGGTGGATGGAGGCAATGGACACACCTGTGAGTGGGAGGGACGATGGAACCATATCAAAAAGTTTCTGGAAAGATCGGGGCCTTTCACGCATCCTGACTTTGAACCAAGTGCAGAG TCAATGCAGTTTATGTTAGAAACCTGCAAAATCCTGGTGATTGGTGCTGGTGGTCTGGGATGTGAACTGCTGAAAGACCTG GCTTTATCGGGCTTTCGCAAAATCCATGTTGTTGACATGGACACCATTGATGTTTCTAACCTGAATCGACAGTTCCTTTTCAG GCCAAAAGATGTAGGTCTACCCAAGGCGGACGTTGCAGCTGATTTTATCAACAGCCGAATACCTGGATGCTGTGTAGTCCC TCATTTTATGAAAATTCAAGACCTAGATGAAACATTCTACAGAC AATTCCACATAATTGTCTGTGGACTGGACTCTGTAGTTGCCAGGAGATGGATGAATGGTATGCTG CTGTCTCTGCTGGTGTATGAGGATGGTGTCTTGGATCCAGGTTCCATCATTCCTTTAATTGATGGCGGGACCGAAGGCTTTAAAGGCAATGCCAGAGTCATTCTCCCTGGGATGACTGCCTGCATCGAGTGCACCCTTGAGCTTTATCCTCCTCAG ATCAACTTCCCCATGTGTACAATAGCCTCCATGCCTCGTTTGCCAGAGCATTGCATTGAGTATGTCCGGATGCTGCTGTGGCCCAAAGAGACACCCTTTGGAG ATGGCGTGGCCCTGGATGGAGATGACCCGGAGCACATCCTTTGGGTGTACCAGAGATCTATGGAGAGGGCAGCAGAGTTCAACATAACAGGAGTCACATACAGACTAACCCAGG GTGTTGTTAAGAGGATAATCCCTGCTGTAGCGTCTACAAATGCTGTTATTGCTG CTGCTTGTGCAACCGAGGTTTTCAAAATAGCATCAAG TGCCTATATACCACTCAATAACTACATGGTCTTCAATGATGTTGACGGCCTGTACACATACACTTTTGAGGCAGAACGGAAG GAAAACTGTTCAGCCTGCAGCCAAGTACCTCTGGATTTGCGCTTTGCTCCATCTTCCAAACTCCAGGAGGTGCTTGATTACCTGACTGAGAGTTCTTCCCT ACAAATGAAATCACCTGCTATAACAGTAACAGTGGAAGGAAAGAACAAGACATTATATTTACAG tctgtCGCTTCAATTGAACAGAGGACACGACCAAATCTCCTAAAAACTCTAAAGG AGCTGGGGCTGACTGACGGACAAGAGCTGGCTGTAGCTGATGTCACCACACCCCAGACCATGTTGTTCAGACTCTGCTTTACCTCATAA